The genomic window TCGGCGGCGCGCATCGCCTCGCTTGTCGACGATGCGCCCGCCGCGAAGACCGCGGGCGCCATCACGTTTTCGAGCACCGTCATCTCGGGAAATGGCTGGACCACCTGATAGGTGCGCGCCACGCCGAGCCGGCTGATCTGGTAGGGCTTCATTCCATCGATACGGCGGCCGTCATAGGTCACGCTGCCGCTTGAGGGCTTGAAGACGCCGGTCACCAGGTTGACGACCGTGGTCTTGCCCGCGCCGTTGGGACCGATCAGGCCGACGATTTCACCCGGCTCCACCGAAAGATTGACCTCGTTTACGGCCGTCAGCCCGCCGAAACGCTGGGTCAGGCCCTTGAGTTCAAGAATACTCATGGCTTGGTCTCCGCTTTGCTTTTCGTGCGCTTGCGCAGCCTGCGCATGACCGCGCCGACGACGCCGTTGGGCAGGTAGAAGATCAGCCCGACAATCAGGATGCCGAGAACGGCGGCATGGATGGACAGGAAATTGCGCCAGACCACTTCCTCGATCACCAGGAAGATGCCGGAACCGATCACCGGGCCGAGAAGCGTGCCGGGGCCGCCAAGCATGGTCATCACGATCGGGCGGATCGTGGTCATCACCGAGTAGACGTCCGGCGGCTCGATATAAAACACCCAGGAGGCATAGAGCGCGCCGGCCGAACCGACGAACAGGGCGGACAGGACGAAGGCGATGATCTTGTAGAGCGTGGTGTTGATGCCGACCATCGAGGAGGCATCCTCGTTCTGGCGGATACAGCGCAGCGCAAAGCCAATGCGCCCGGCCGAAACATACCAGCTCATCAGGAAGGTGAGCACCGCAAGGGCGAGCATCGCCCAGAAGAACAGCCGCGCCTGGGCGCTGACCGACATGCGGATAATCGGCAGGTTGAGGCCCATGCCGCCGCCCGTCAGGCTGGTCCATGAAGTGGTGATCTCAAGCAGCACTTCGGCAAGCACCAGACTGGCGATTGCGAAATAATGGCCTTTCAGGTGCAGAATGGCAGCGCCCATGACGGCGGCGAACGCGGCGGCCATCAGACCCGCCGCGGCCCAGGCAAGCGGCATGGCAAGGCCAAGCCCCTGCAGGATGGCGCCGGTATAGGCGCCGAGACCGAAGAAGGCGGCCGTTGCGAACGAGGGATAGCCGGCATAACCGCCGATGATGTTCCACGACTGGGAAAGCACGGCATACATGGCGAACATCGTGCCGAGGCGCAGAATGTAATTGTCTCCGAACACCGGCAGAAAGGCGATGATGGCGAAGAAGCAGAGGCCGATCAGCGGATGTTTCATTCATACCCCCTGCGGCCCATGATGCCGGTCGGCTTGAAGATCAAAAGCAGGATGAGCAGGACGAAGGCGATCGTCAGTCCGTGTTGGGGACCGATGAACAGCGCGCCGAAGCTCTGGATGAGGCCGAGCGCAAGCCCGCCGACAATGGCGCCGGCGATGCTGCCAAGCCCGCCGAGAACGCAGACGATGAAGGCGATCGAAAGATATTCGGAACTTGCAAGCGGCGAGATCGGGAAGACGAGGCTCAAAAGGCTGCCGGCCGCCCCTGCCATCAGCGCGCCGATGCCGAAGGTGATCGCGTATATCTTCTTGACGTCGACGCCCATAAGGGCTGCGGCCTCGCGGTCCATGCGCACGGCGACGATGGCGTGGCCGATCTTGGAGCGGACCAGCAGCAGATAAAGCAGGCCGGTCAGCACGCCGGCAAGCAGCATCGCCACCAGCCGGTCGAGCGGCAGGACCAGTCCTGCGATCACCTTGCTGCCGAGCGGATTGGCCAGCTGCACCGAGCGGTAGTCGGCGCTGAAGGCCAGAAGCATGCCGTTGTTGAGCAGAAGATCGAGCCCGAATGTCAGCACCAGCGTGGTCAGGACCGGCGCGCCGACGACCCGGTTGATCAGCCCGAGCTGCACCACATAGCCGAGTGCGAACAGCAGCGCGCCGGCGATGACCACCGAAACGAACGGATGAATGCCGAGATGGACATAGGCGAAGTAGGCGATGTAGGAGCCGAGAACCACGAACGAGCCGTGCAGCACGTTGATGACGTTCAGGACGCCCCACACCAGTGAGAAGCCGACCGAGATACAGGCATAGAGCCCGCCCAGCACCAGCCCGTTGAGGAGGATCTGTGCATATAGCATTGGATGTTTTCCGCTGTTTGAGCGGCCGGCCCCCGCGGCCGGCCGCTAACGCGCTGAAGAACGTCTGTCCCGACTATTCGATGCCGCCGAAACGCATATCGGCCTGCTTGATGGCCTCGGGATAGATCGTCCTGGCCGTGCCGTCCTGAATCTGGAAGACCGGCGGCTCAAGCGAATCGATCTGTCCGTTCTCGCCGAAATGAACCGGACCGTAGAAGGTCATGGCATCCATGGAGGCGAGCGCGTCGCGCACGGCGGTCGGCTCGATCGTGCCGGCTTCCTCGATGGCCAGTTGCAGGACAGCGCCGGCAGCGGCGGCGGAGGCTTCCGCGTAATCGGGCGTGGCGTCGTATTTCGTCTCGAAGGCGGTCACGAAGTCCGCTGTCGTTCCGAAAATGTCCTTGCCGTCATAGGCCACGGCCGGGTGCCACCATGCGGCGCTCGAGACATTGTTCGAATGGTCGCCGGTGGCGTCGATGAACTCCTGATAGGCCGGGCCCGCCAGCATCGTCAGAGCCTTTGGCTCGATGCCGAGATCGGCCATCTGGCGACGGATGAGGATGAGGTCGTTGATATAGCCCGTGGCGAAGATCCAGTCCGGCTTGGAGCGCATCATCAGCGTCATGGCGGAGGCATGATCCATCGTGCCGATGGCGTATTCGTCGAAGGAAATGACCTCGATGCCGTTCCCGGCCGCCGACTTTTCCATTTCCTTGGCGATGGACAGCGGGAAAAGGTCGTTTCGGGCGTAGATCGCGACGGTCGAGATGTCCTCGCCGGAATCCGCCACGATCCTGGCAAGCGGGTCGGTCAGCGTATTGTTGGGCGTGAATGTGCCGAACAGATATTCATAGCCCTGGTCGTAAACCTCGACGGACGAAGCCGTCGCGGCAACCATCGGGATCTGGTAGCGCTCGGCGACGGAGCTGGCCGCCTTGGCAGCACCCGAACCGAACGGCGCGAACAGGAAATTCACCTCGTCGGCGGTGATCAGCCGTTCCGCGGTCTGGACCGCGCGCGGGGTCTGGCTTTCATAGTCGACATAGACGATCTCGACATCATAGGTGGTGTCGCCGGCCGTGATGCCGCCGGCGGCGTTGACGGTCTCCGCCCACAGGTCATAGCCGCGCTGCTGTTTCAGCCCCTCCGGCGAAAGCGGCCCGGTCAGGGGCAGCGGCGCGCCAACCCGGATCGTTTCGTTGGCAAGTGCCGGCTGGGCCAGCAACAATGTGGTGCCGGCGAGCGCAAGCAGCCACGGCGTCGTGAATTTCGTCATTTCGGAACCCCTCAGTTCTCGTTGTTCTTGAAGCATGAGGGATTTGGCAATCCCCCTGCATCAACAGCCTAAGGGACAAAGCGCGCTTCACGGAAGAAGTAATTCAGCCACACCGCGTTGCATTTCACGCAACGCCAACGAATTCGTCGGCGACCTGGCGGATATAGTCGACCAGCCGGCGCGCCGCCGGACTGAGTTCAACCTCGGCGCGTTTGCATACCTCGGTCGTCGAAAGCGTCAGCACGGTGGACTTGACCGGAACGCCGATCAGTTCTCCCGACGCCAGTTCCCGCTCGAACGAGAAGGCGGGCAGAAAAACAATGCCCATGTCCTGAAGGGCAAACTGGCGCATCATGTCGATGGAATTCGTTTCCAGCCTGATATTCAGAGCAAGCTGTTCGCTCTTGACCACGTGGTCGACAAGCTGGCGGATACCGAAGGACCTGTCGGGCAGGCCAACCGGTTGATCGCGCGCCTCGCCAAGGGTGAGTTCCTGTTTTCCCGCCAGCGGGTGATGACGCGACATCACCGCCATCACCGGCTGGCGCAGGCTGAGGAGCGTATCGATATCCGCCCGCGGGAAGGGCTGGAAGGAAATACCGATATCGCAGCGATCCTCGGCCACCGCCCGCATGACGCCGTCCGTGCCCGCCACCATCACCTGATAGGTGATATTGGGATGGTGCCGTCCGAACCGGGCAAGCGCGCGCGGCAGAAGTCCGCCGATCATGCCTTCGACCGTGTAGACGATGACATGGCCGCTTTCGAGGTTCTTCAGCGCGTCGATTTCCGCGCGCAGCCGTTGCAGTTCCTTGTTGCGGCCCTTCACATAACGCAGGATCAGCTCTCCGGCGGGCGTGAGCCTGACGCCCTGGGACTGGCGAACCAGCAGTTCGACCCCATAGGTATATTCCAGTTTCTGGATCTGCCGGCTGACCGAGGACGGAGAGATATGAAGCTGTTCGGATGCCTTCCGGATCGAACCGAGCTCCGCGACAGTCTCGAATTGAAAGAAGGCTGTTTCCATATCCCGTTCCGTTTGCGTTGAATGAAAACAAGCCGCTTTTCATTTCGCGACCGCGCCGGCGAGCCCGAACCGTGTTCCCGCCAATGGGCAGGCACCCCGGAGCCAGCTTCGCTGGATGCACCGCAAGCCACGATATGAGGCCGGGCGGCGTTTTGCAATTGGAGGCAGGACCGGCATCGGCTCTCTATGGCTGTGCCGGCTTCGGCAAGGCCGCGATGATCGGCATCATCAGGGAGAAGAGTTCCGCCTGCGAGGATATCCCGCAGCGCTGGTAGAGCTGCCTTCGAAAGACCTTGACCGTGTGGGTGCTGAGCCCGAGCCTTGCCGCGATGGACAGCGAGGAGTGCCCCTTCAGGATCAGGAAGGCAACCTCGGTCTGACGCGGCGTCAGCGCGATACCATGCCCGTCCCGCATGCCCTGCCAGAGCGCGCCGAGCACATCCTCATCCGTCGGCGCGCTGCCGGCGGCGCGGATCTCCGCCCAGTTCTGCGCCGAAAGGGCGTTGACGACCGGCGCGATCTGCCGCCCGCGGGAAAGCTCGGCGGCGGAAAACCGCCGCCCCGAACTGGCATCGCGCCCGAGGCAGATATGGAACGAAACATCGCCTGTCGTCGTGGCGACAAAGGCGACCTCGTCCACCAGCGTCGTCGCCCGGTAATAGGCGAGGTAATAGTCCGACCGGCTGAACTGGTCGGGCGCGATATCGCTCAACCGGTAGAGGCCGTCCGGCGCGCGCCTGGCGTGGAGCGCGTAAAACGGATCGAGAAGATAGGAGCCGGCGCGGTAGACCGTGTCGAAACCGGCATGCACCGATTTCTCCTTGGCCTGGGCGTAAAGCCCCGTCGGCGGCCGGCCGTCGGCATAGGCAAGAATGGTGATGTTGTCGAAGGCGAGGGCAAGGCGCAACCACGCCGCAAGCAAGGGTGCGAACCGATCGCTGTGAACGGCCGCAATGGTTTCACCCAGCATGGCCTCGACCTGACCCGGTGCGCCGCGCATGTTACCCCTCTGGAGTTATATACTCCTCTTATAGCCGCGATTAGCATCAAATTTCAATATCGGGTGGTATGAAGGCGACCAGCCCCGCCGCCCGAAGAAAACATTGCGGAACAGTGGAGACCAGCATGACATTCGACCTTCCGGCGAGCACCGGCGACATTCTCAAAAGCGACGACCATCTGGTTCAGTCGTTTGCCGATCTCAATGCGCTGAAGCAGGAGGGCGCGCGCACCGCCATCGTCAGCGCCAGGGGCACGATGGTGACCGACAGCGACGGCAATCAGCTGATCGACGGCATCGGCGGGCTGTGGTGCGTAAACGTCGGCCACGGACGGCGCGAGATCATCGACGCCATCCGCACCCAGCTTGAGACGCTCGATTTCTATTCGACCTTCTACACCTTCACCCATCCGGCAGCCGCCGCCCTTGCCAGGAAACTCAGCGCGCTTGCCCCCGGCAATCTCAACAAGGTCTATTTCGGCAATTCGGGCTCGGTCGCCAATGATTCCGCCGTGCGCATCCTGCAGCATTACAACCGGCGTCTCGGCCGGCCGGAAAAGCGCATGGTGCTGAGCCGCAACGGCGCCTATCACGGCTCGACCTTCCTCGCCATCGCCATGACCACGCCGGAATACAGCAAGGGCTGGGACAAGGCCGAAAACATCGTGCACCATCTGAAAAAGCCGCATTACTGGCGCGAGGGCGACGGCATGAGCGAGGCGGAATTCCTCGACGCGCTGATGGAGGACATGCGCGCCGCAATCGAGCGGATCGGCGCGGAGAACATCGCCTGCTTCATCGCCGAGCCGATCATGGGCGCGGGCGGCGTCATCGTGCCGCCTCCGGGCTACCACCGCCGCGCCGAGGATATCTGCCGGGCCTATGACATCAAGTTCGTCGCCGACGAGGTGGTGACGGCCTTCGGCCGGCTCGGTCATTTCTTCGCATCGCAAGACGTTTTCGGCACCACGCCCGATATCATCACCACCGCCAAGGGGCTGACATCCGGCTACCAGCCGCTTTCGGCGACCATCATGAGCGACGAGATCCACGAGGTGATTTCCGGACCGGACGGCGTTTTCCTGCACGGCATGACCTATTCCGGCCATCCGGCGGCCTCAGCCGCCGCCCTTGCCAATATCGCGCTGATGGAAAGCGAGAAGATCCCCGAACGCGTGCGCACCACCGGCAAGCTGTTCGAGAAGACGCTGAAGGGGCTGGAGGACATCGAGATCGTCGGCGAGGTGCGCGGCAGCCACTTCATGGCCGGCATCGAATTCGTCAGCGACAAGGAAACCAGGGCGCTCTTCCCCGAGGCGATGAATATCGGCATGAAGGTCGCGCGCCGGGCGCAAAGGAAGGGGCTGGTCGCCCGCCCGCTCGGCCATATCCTCATCCTCTCGCCGACGCTCATCCTCTCGGAAGCCGAGATCGCCCGCATCGGCGCGATCCTGCGCGAAAGCATTCTGGAAGTGATGGCCGAGGTGCGAGGCTGATCGTCTGCCCTGAATTCAGAAAATCCTAAGTCCCGGGAAGAAAGACTTTAATCGACTTTAACCCCGGGACGAACCAACATCCCCTCGAAAATTCTGGGCCCGCTATAAATTCCGGGGATGCTGTATGGACAATCAGGAATTCGATTTCATCATCGTCGGCTCGGGTTCGGCCGGCTGTGTGCTGGCCAACCGGCTTTCGGCCGACAGCCGCAACCGCGTCCTGATCGTCGAGGGCGGCGGCTCCGAAAATGCCGTCAATGTTTCGGTTCCCGCCGGCATCCTGTCGCTCTACGGCAATCCCAGATATGACTATGCCTATGTCGGCGTGCCGCAGAAGGACATGAACAACCGTCGCATTCCGGTCAATCGCGGCAAGGCGCTCGGCGGGTCCTCCACCATCAACTCCATGGTGTTCATCCGCGGCGCCTGCTCGGATTATGACGAATGGGCCGAACGGGGCTGCGCCGGCTGGCGCTGGGACGATGTATTACCGGTTTTCAAGTCCCTCGAGCACAACATGAACGGCCAGTCGCCCGACTGGCACGGAGCTGACGGCGAACTCTTCGTCAACCGCGCCCGCGATCCCAATATCGTCTCGAAAATGTTCATCGCCGCCGGACGCGCCGTCGGCCTTTCGGAGAACACGGACTTCAACGACGGCACGATGGAAGGCGTCGGCATCTATGACGTTACCCAGAAGGACGGCAAGCGCTGGTCGTCCTATCGCGCCTTCCTGAAGCCTGTGGAAAACCGGCCGAACCTCACCGTCATGACCGGCGTCGAAACCCGCCGCGTGGTGATGGACGGCAGACGGATCACCGGCATCGAAATCGCCGGAGCGGATGGCGTGAAAGTGCTGACGGCGAGCCGCGAGGTGATCTTGTCGGCCGGTTCGATCGGTTCACCGGCAATCCTGATGCGCTCCGGCATCGGTCCGGCAGCGATGCTGAAGGAGGCGGGCGTCGACGTCGTTCACGACCTACCGGGCGTCGGCCAGAACCTGCGCGACCATATCGACGGCATGATCACCACGCGTTCGCATTCCACCAGGACGCTCGGCCTTTCCCTCGCCAATCTTCCGGCGATGATCGCCGCGCCGTTCCAGTATTTCCTTGCCCGGAAAGGAATGCTGACCACCAATTACGTGGAAGCGGGCGGTTTTGCGAGAACCAGATATGCCGGCAAGGAACCGGACATCCAGTTCCACTTCGTCCCCGGTTATCGCAGCCACCGCGGCAAGCTGATCGAATACGGCCATGGTTATGCCATCCACACCTGCGTCCTGCGGCCGAAATCGGTCGGCGAGCTGCGTCTTGCCGGCAGCGGCGCGGTCGAGATCGATCACCGCTTCTTCTCCGATCCCCAGGATCTCGAAACGCTGGTCGAAGGCATCAAGGTCGCCCGCGCCATCATGGCCGATCCGGTGTTCGAGCCCATTCGCGGCAAGGAGATGCTGCCCGGTCCCGGCGTCGTCAGCGATGACGATATCCGCGCCTATCTGAGGGCCGAGGCGCTGACGGTCTACCACCCCGTCGGCACGGCGAAGATGGGCACCGATGCCATGGCGGTTTGCGACCCGCAAAACCTGAAGGTCAACGGGGTCGATGGGCTGCGCGTCGCCGACGCCTCAATCATGCCGACGCTGATCGGCGGCAATACCAATGTGCCGACGATGATGATCGGCGAGCGCTGCGCCCGCATGGTGCTTTCCGCCTGACCGCGAACGGACGGGAGAACCGAGCATGCAGGACAGGCCGTTTGCGAGGAACAGGGCGGAGAGCCTGCGCATTTCCGGCTCATCTTCCATGTCCCAGTAGTTCCCCCATGGCGGATGGCCGGGATGCGCCGGAAACAGAAATAACCTCATGCAAAAGACTTTTGAAAATTGCCGGAAAGGACTGGTAAATGTCGGTTGAAAAAACAGAAGTGCTCGTTGTCGGCGCCGGTCAGGCCGGTATCGCCATGAGCGAGCACCTCGCCAAGGGCGGGATATCGCATCTTGTACTGGAGCGCGACCGGATCGCCGAACGCTGGCGTACGGCGCGATGGGATTCGCTGGTGGCCAACGGACCGGCATGGCATGACCGGTTCCCGGGCCTTGGCTTTGAGGATTTTGACCCGGACAGCTTCGTGCCCAAGGACGATATCGCCGACTATTTCGTCGACTATGTGCAGAAGATCGGCGCGCCGGTGCGCTGTGGCGTCGAGGTCAAGGCGGTCCGGCGCAATCAGGGCCGCCCGGGCTTTCGCGCCGAAACCAGCGAAGGCGTGATCGAGGCCGACTACGTGGTCGCGGCGACCGGCGCGTTCCAGACGCCGATCATCCCGCCGGTCATTCCCGACAAGGCCGGCGTCACCCAGATCCATTCCGCCGCCTACCGGCATCCGGGTAAGCTTGAGGACGGCGCTGTCCTCATCGTCGGGGCCGGATCGTCGGGCGTCCAGATCGCCGAGGAGCTTCTGGAAAGCGGCCGCAAGGTCTTCCTCTCGGTCGGCCCGCATGATCGCCCGCCGCGCCGCTATCGCGGCCGCGATTTCGTGTGGTGGCTCGGCGTGCTCAACAAATGGGACATGGAGGCGGTTCCGGGCGTCGAGCATACGACGATCGCCGTCAGCGGCGCACATGGCGGCAACACGGTCGATTTCCGCGAGCTGGCCGAACGCGGCATCGTGCTGCTTGGCCGCACCGAGGCCTATGAAGATGGCAGGCTGCGCTTTGCCGCCGATCTGAAGACGAATATCGAGGCGGGCGACGCCAACTACCTCTCGCTGCTGCAAGAGGCGGATGCCTATGTGACGCGCAATGGCCTCGACCTGCCGGAAGAGCCGGAAGCCCACGTGATCGGTCCCGACCCGGACTGCATGTCCAACCCGCTTGACACCCTCGACCTTGCCGGGGCCGGCATCACCACCGTCATCTGGGCGACGGGTTTCGGCGTCGATTACAGCTGGCTCAAGGTCGATGCGCTGGATGAAAACGGCAGGCCCGCCCATCATCGCGGCATTTCCGCCGAACCCGGCATCTATTTCCTTGGCCTGCCCTGGCAGACGCGGCGCGGCTCGTCCTTCATCTGGGGCGTATGGTACGACGCGAAATATCTGGCGGACCATATCGACAAGCAGCGCGGCTATCTTGCCTATGAAGGGCCGGAGACCGCGAAAGCCGAAACCGTTTAGAGCGTCGGGCGAAAAAGTGGTTACCGGTTTTTCGTTAACCCGACGCATCAAAATAGAGAATCTGGAGCATCAGGCGATGCCAACCAATCGCCCGATGCTCCAGCCTAAATCTTCAAGCGATGGAGCGCCTCATGGCCCATACCCGTATCCGCAAGTTCAATACCAGGGACACCTATCCCGAGCAGAAGCTCGACAATGACCTCTGCCAGGCCGTTGTCGCGCGCGGCGCCACGATTTTCCTGCGCGGCCAGTGCCCGCAGGACCTCGACACCGCCGAAAACATCAACAGCCATGACCCGGTGGAGCAGACCCACAAGGTGATGCAGAATATCCGCCAGTTGATTGAAGAAGCGGGCGGCAGCATGGACCATCTGTGCAAGGTCGTGGTCTATCTCACCGATGTGCGCAACCGCGAGGCGGTCTACCGCACCATGGGCGAATATATCAAGGGCGTTCACCCGGTATCGACCGGCGTGGTCGTCACAGCCCTTGCCCGGCCCGACTGGCTGGTCGAGATCGATGCCACCGCCGTTATCCCGGACTAGAGCCTTTCAGGAGACACCATGACCTTTTCCATCGTTGCCCGCTGCCGCAAGACAGGCCAGTTCGGCATGGCCATTTCATCGTCATCGCCCGCCGTTGCCGCGCGCTGCGCCTTTGCGCGGGCGGGCACTGGCGCTGCGGCCACGCAGAATGTGACCAATCCGGCGCTCGGTCCCGCCATGCTCGACGTTCTGGCTGCGGGCGGGAGCGCGCAGGCGGCGGTGGAAGAGGCCGTTTCCCGGGACGGTTTCCCCGCATACCGGCAGCTGATCGCGATCGGCAGCGAGGGACCGCCCGCCATTCACTCCGGGCCGAACGCGCTTGGCGTCTGGTCGTCTGCCACGGGCGAGCACTGCGCGGCCGGAGGCAATCTTCTGGCCGATGAAGGCGTTCCGGCGAAAATGGTCGCCGCTTTCGAAGCGTCAGAGGGCTCGCTTGCCGAACGGCTGATTGCCGCGATGAAAGCGGGACTTGCGGCAGGCGGCGAGGCCGGGCCGGTGCATTCCGCCGGGCTTCTGGTCGTTGACAAACAGGCATGGCCCTATATCGAGCTGCGTTGCGACTGGCTTGCCGACGCCTGCCCGATCGAGAATATCGCCGCCGCATTGGCGGTCTATGCGCCGCAGGCCGACGACTATGTGACGCGGGCCCTGAACCCGACTGCGGCCCCTTCCTATGGCGTTCCCGGAGACGAATGATGCAGAGCCTTGAATATTACACCGAAAAAGCCGCCGCACTTGCCCTGCGCAACCAGTGCTGGATTGACGGAAAATATGTGGCCGCTGCCTCCGGCGCGCGCTTTGACTGCATCAATCCCGCCACCGGCGCGGTGCTGACCGATGTCGCGCGCGGCGGGGCCGAGGATATCGACCGCGCCGTCAGGTCCGCGCGCGCGGCCTTCGGTGACCGCCGCTGGTCGGGCAAAACGCCGGCAGAACGGAAAGAGGTGCTGCTGAAACTCGCTGCCCTCCTGCGCGAAAATCTCGAGGAATTCGCCCTGCTCGACACGCTCGACATGGGCAAGCCGATCACCGAAACGGTGACCGGCGACGTTCCCGGTTCCGCGCATTTCTTCCAGTGGCACGCCGAGGCGATCGACAAGCTCTACGATGAGATCGCCCCCACCGGCGGGCGCGATCTGGCGCTGATCCGGCGTGTACCGCTCGGCGTCATCGGCGCGGTCGTGCCGTGGAATTTCCCGCTCGACATGGCGACCTGGAAGCTTGCCCCGGCGCTTGCCGCCGGCAATTCCGTGGTGCTGAAACCCGCCGAGCAATCGCCGCTTTCAGCGCTTCGGCTTGGCGAACTGGCGGCAGAAGCCGGACTTCCCGATGGCGTCCTGAACGTAGTTCCCGGCTTTGGCGAGGATGCTGGCCAGGCGCTCGGGCGTCACCCGGATGTCGACTGCCTCGTCTTTACCGGCTCGACCACGGTCGGCAAGCTGTTCCAGCGCTATGCCGGCGAAAGCAACATGAAACAGGTGTGGCTGGAGACCGGCGGCAAGAGCCCCAACCTCATCTTCCCCGATGCCGATCTCGATGCCGCCGCCGACATGGCCGCGTTCGGCATTTTCTACAATCAGGGCGAAGTCTGCTCGGCCAATTCGCGCATGCTCGTCCATGAAAGCATTGCCGGGGAGATGCTGGAGCGGATGAAGACCCGCGCCGAGGCGATCAGGGTCGGCAACCCGCTGTCGCCGGACACGACGATGGGCGCGATGGTCGATGCCCATCACGCCGACCGTGTCGAAGGCTTCCTGAAGGCGGGGCGCGAAATCGCCCGGCTGGTAACCGGCGGCGAGCGGCTCACCATCGGCTCTTCAGACGCCTTCATTGCGCCGACGATCTTCGCCGACGTGCCATTGGACGCGAAGGTTGCCGCAGAGGAAATTTTCGGCCCGGTTCTCTCGGTCCAGACCTTCCGCGACGAGGACGAGGCCCTGACGATCGCCAACAACACGATCTACGGCCTTGCCGCCTCCGTCTGGACAAAAGACATTTCCCGCGCCATCTCGATGTCGGACCGGCTGCATGCCGGCACGGTCTCGGTCAACACGGTCGATGCGCTTTCGGCGATGACGCCGTTTGGCGGCATGAAACAGTCCGGCTTCGGGCGCGACCTGTCGCTGCATTCCTTCGACAAGTATTCCGCGCTGAAGACCGTCTGGATCAAGTATTGACAATTATGGGAGCGTAAGCGCTATTGGCTAAGGGAGGGGCGAACCTGAACCGCAGCCGGATTAGAGATGGCCTTACGCTTCACGCTCCGTCAACTGGAGTATTTTCTTGCCGTCGGTGAGTGCGGTTCGATCGCGCTTGCCGCCGAGCGCATCAACGTGTCCTCGCCGTCGATATCGGCGGCGATTTCGCAGCTTGAGGCTGAATTCGGCCTGAAGCTGTTCGTGCGCCGCCATGCCCACGGGCTGTCGCTGACCCAGGGCGGCACGCGCTTCATGGAACAGGTGCGCGCGCTGCTTGGCCAGGCCGCCGGCCTCAATGCGCTCGCCAACGAGATCACCGGCAATGTGCGCGGTCCGCTCCATATCGGCTGTCTGCTGACCTTCGCCCAGATCGTGCTTCCGCAGATCAGGCGCAGCTTCGTCGATCTTTACCCCGAGGTGCATATCCGCCAGTTCGAGCGCGATCAGGCCGAGCTTTTCGACGCGCTGCGCGCCGCCCGGATCGATCTGGCGCTGACCTATGACCTCAATATACCCTCCGACCTGAATTTTCTGCCGCTCATCGAGCTGCCGCCCTACGCGCTGATCAACGAGACGCATGATCTGGCCCACCGCGAAAGCGTGGCGCCGTCCGAGCTTGCCGAATATCCGATGGTGCTGCTCGACCTGCCGATGAGCGCTGAATATTTCCTGTCCTTTTTCAGCGCGGCCGGCGTGGCTCCGCAGATTTC from Martelella sp. NC20 includes these protein-coding regions:
- a CDS encoding DUF1028 domain-containing protein — its product is MTFSIVARCRKTGQFGMAISSSSPAVAARCAFARAGTGAAATQNVTNPALGPAMLDVLAAGGSAQAAVEEAVSRDGFPAYRQLIAIGSEGPPAIHSGPNALGVWSSATGEHCAAGGNLLADEGVPAKMVAAFEASEGSLAERLIAAMKAGLAAGGEAGPVHSAGLLVVDKQAWPYIELRCDWLADACPIENIAAALAVYAPQADDYVTRALNPTAAPSYGVPGDE
- a CDS encoding flavin-containing monooxygenase, with amino-acid sequence MSVEKTEVLVVGAGQAGIAMSEHLAKGGISHLVLERDRIAERWRTARWDSLVANGPAWHDRFPGLGFEDFDPDSFVPKDDIADYFVDYVQKIGAPVRCGVEVKAVRRNQGRPGFRAETSEGVIEADYVVAATGAFQTPIIPPVIPDKAGVTQIHSAAYRHPGKLEDGAVLIVGAGSSGVQIAEELLESGRKVFLSVGPHDRPPRRYRGRDFVWWLGVLNKWDMEAVPGVEHTTIAVSGAHGGNTVDFRELAERGIVLLGRTEAYEDGRLRFAADLKTNIEAGDANYLSLLQEADAYVTRNGLDLPEEPEAHVIGPDPDCMSNPLDTLDLAGAGITTVIWATGFGVDYSWLKVDALDENGRPAHHRGISAEPGIYFLGLPWQTRRGSSFIWGVWYDAKYLADHIDKQRGYLAYEGPETAKAETV
- a CDS encoding RidA family protein — protein: MAHTRIRKFNTRDTYPEQKLDNDLCQAVVARGATIFLRGQCPQDLDTAENINSHDPVEQTHKVMQNIRQLIEEAGGSMDHLCKVVVYLTDVRNREAVYRTMGEYIKGVHPVSTGVVVTALARPDWLVEIDATAVIPD
- a CDS encoding LysR substrate-binding domain-containing protein yields the protein MALRFTLRQLEYFLAVGECGSIALAAERINVSSPSISAAISQLEAEFGLKLFVRRHAHGLSLTQGGTRFMEQVRALLGQAAGLNALANEITGNVRGPLHIGCLLTFAQIVLPQIRRSFVDLYPEVHIRQFERDQAELFDALRAARIDLALTYDLNIPSDLNFLPLIELPPYALINETHDLAHRESVAPSELAEYPMVLLDLPMSAEYFLSFFSAAGVAPQISERTRDMAVMRSLVANGFGYSLANIRPLTDLAPDGRRLRFVPLTGPVRALKLGLLMSEGWEQSLTTRAFVEHARSRITDMGAPGMHVRPNGLRRDF
- a CDS encoding GMC family oxidoreductase, which gives rise to MDNQEFDFIIVGSGSAGCVLANRLSADSRNRVLIVEGGGSENAVNVSVPAGILSLYGNPRYDYAYVGVPQKDMNNRRIPVNRGKALGGSSTINSMVFIRGACSDYDEWAERGCAGWRWDDVLPVFKSLEHNMNGQSPDWHGADGELFVNRARDPNIVSKMFIAAGRAVGLSENTDFNDGTMEGVGIYDVTQKDGKRWSSYRAFLKPVENRPNLTVMTGVETRRVVMDGRRITGIEIAGADGVKVLTASREVILSAGSIGSPAILMRSGIGPAAMLKEAGVDVVHDLPGVGQNLRDHIDGMITTRSHSTRTLGLSLANLPAMIAAPFQYFLARKGMLTTNYVEAGGFARTRYAGKEPDIQFHFVPGYRSHRGKLIEYGHGYAIHTCVLRPKSVGELRLAGSGAVEIDHRFFSDPQDLETLVEGIKVARAIMADPVFEPIRGKEMLPGPGVVSDDDIRAYLRAEALTVYHPVGTAKMGTDAMAVCDPQNLKVNGVDGLRVADASIMPTLIGGNTNVPTMMIGERCARMVLSA
- a CDS encoding aldehyde dehydrogenase, translated to MQSLEYYTEKAAALALRNQCWIDGKYVAAASGARFDCINPATGAVLTDVARGGAEDIDRAVRSARAAFGDRRWSGKTPAERKEVLLKLAALLRENLEEFALLDTLDMGKPITETVTGDVPGSAHFFQWHAEAIDKLYDEIAPTGGRDLALIRRVPLGVIGAVVPWNFPLDMATWKLAPALAAGNSVVLKPAEQSPLSALRLGELAAEAGLPDGVLNVVPGFGEDAGQALGRHPDVDCLVFTGSTTVGKLFQRYAGESNMKQVWLETGGKSPNLIFPDADLDAAADMAAFGIFYNQGEVCSANSRMLVHESIAGEMLERMKTRAEAIRVGNPLSPDTTMGAMVDAHHADRVEGFLKAGREIARLVTGGERLTIGSSDAFIAPTIFADVPLDAKVAAEEIFGPVLSVQTFRDEDEALTIANNTIYGLAASVWTKDISRAISMSDRLHAGTVSVNTVDALSAMTPFGGMKQSGFGRDLSLHSFDKYSALKTVWIKY